The Bacillota bacterium genome has a segment encoding these proteins:
- a CDS encoding dihydrodipicolinate synthase family protein, with protein sequence MADYAALRERMDNGVHPILMTPFRGEEQHVEVSPLKEYIEFLFGKDRDGAIAGFLVAGANGEVYALSPAERTEVIGAAVEQTRGRAPVVGGAVEPATHLTIQRVCEVRDAGADCAMITNPFYCSPDAAGVLAHYRRIFESVDGFPLMIYNNPVYTNFSMPLEMMLELTRYENFVAMKDVPASGQEFYTRCGALKGKVAYINNMGGELHFGWSSFVTGCTACFSNVVLYAPEPVFALYRAVRANDFAGIKAALEWLQPLHSLYHKLCPYLESWRTGGGSKFLSIVKEGLRWRGFDFGGCRLPVLPLSDDEKAELHAVLSSMGLPR encoded by the coding sequence CCCGTTTCGCGGAGAAGAGCAGCATGTGGAGGTCAGCCCTCTGAAGGAGTATATCGAATTCCTTTTCGGAAAGGACCGGGACGGGGCCATTGCCGGATTCCTCGTGGCTGGAGCCAACGGAGAAGTTTATGCCCTCAGTCCCGCGGAGAGGACTGAGGTGATCGGGGCTGCAGTTGAACAGACGCGCGGTCGTGCTCCCGTGGTGGGCGGGGCAGTAGAGCCCGCTACGCATCTGACTATCCAGCGGGTCTGTGAAGTGCGTGATGCTGGCGCGGATTGCGCGATGATAACCAATCCGTTCTACTGCTCTCCGGACGCGGCCGGCGTCCTTGCTCACTATCGCAGGATTTTCGAATCGGTAGATGGATTCCCGCTCATGATTTACAACAACCCGGTGTACACCAACTTTTCCATGCCCCTGGAGATGATGCTGGAATTGACCCGCTACGAGAACTTCGTGGCCATGAAGGATGTGCCTGCGAGCGGCCAGGAGTTTTACACGCGGTGCGGGGCGCTGAAGGGGAAAGTGGCCTACATTAACAACATGGGCGGGGAACTGCATTTTGGCTGGTCCTCATTTGTTACGGGGTGCACGGCCTGCTTCTCCAACGTGGTTCTTTATGCTCCGGAGCCTGTCTTCGCGCTGTACCGGGCAGTGAGGGCGAACGACTTCGCGGGGATCAAGGCGGCGCTCGAGTGGCTGCAGCCGTTGCACAGCCTCTACCACAAGCTGTGCCCGTACCTTGAGAGCTGGCGGACGGGTGGGGGATCTAAATTCCTCAGCATAGTCAAGGAAGGACTGCGCTGGCGCGGCTTCGATTTCGGTGGGTGCCGCTTGCCGGTGTTGCCCTTAAGTGACGACGAAAAGGCCGAGTTGCACGCTGTTCTCAGTTCCATGGGATTGCCGCGCTGA